In the genome of Aspergillus luchuensis IFO 4308 DNA, chromosome 2, nearly complete sequence, one region contains:
- the dbp9 gene encoding ATP-dependent DNA/RNA helicase (COG:J;~EggNog:ENOG410PFWA;~InterPro:IPR027417,IPR014014,IPR014001,IPR001650, IPR011545;~PFAM:PF00271;~SMCOG1122:ATP-dependent RNA helicase;~antiSMASH:Cluster_2.5;~go_function: GO:0003676 - nucleic acid binding [Evidence IEA];~go_function: GO:0004386 - helicase activity [Evidence IEA];~go_function: GO:0005524 - ATP binding [Evidence IEA]) has translation MKRKLDANDVPSPEVAETKEAPDANEADFESLNLDPRLRQALIKEKFTKPTLVQAKAIPLALAGKDILARAKTGSGKTAAYVLPILQTILQKKAADPSLKATTGLILVPTRELAEQVQNVVTTFAAFCGKDVRSVNLTQKVSEAVQRTMLSDYPDIVISTPARVIANLGNSSLSLDNLTHLVIDEADLVLSYGYDEDINALSKAIPRGVQTFLMSATLTSEVDTLKGLFCRSPVVLKLEDKEEKGAGVSQFVVKCAEDEKFLLTYVIFKLQLIKGKVIIFVGDIDRCYRLKLFLEQFGVKSCVLNSELPVNSRIHVVQEFNKGVYDIIIAADDQEVLGSKSKKAKNADADEEEEAAGVMGSSDDEEAEEDKSKSNRPDKRRKLTAKEKDYGISRGIDFQNVACVLNFDLPTTAKSYTHRIGRTGRGGKTGMALSFVVPADQYGKHKPTSFPTAKHDEAVLAKIVKRQSKHGHEVKPYHFEMSQVDAFRYRMTDGLRAITRLAVQEARAREIRQELVKSEKLKRHFEDNPDELRQLRHDGELRSARIQPHLKHIPEYLMPSKGRKGISSEDVGFVGFRKNSDNRIRKARDKNRAKGKGRKPSGVRKVDPLKTFNRGRK, from the exons ATGAAGCGCAAGTTGGATGCTAATGATGTTCCCTCCCCTGAAGTTGCGGAGACCAAGGAGGCCCCCGATGCGAACGAGGCCGACTTTGAAAGCCTCAATCTGGATCCGCGACTGCGCCAAGCCTTGATCAAAGAGAAGTTCACCAAGCCTACGCTCGTCCAGGCGAAGGCCATTCCACTGGCGCTCGCAGGCAAAGATATTCTTG CTCGTGCAAAGACCGGCTCCGGAAAGACCGCCGCATATGTCCTCCCTATCCTTCAGACCATTCTCCAGAAGAAAGCT GCCGACCCATCATTGAAAGCCACTACtggcctcatcctcgtccccaCTCGAGAGCTTGCAGAACAGGTTCAAAACGTCGTCACCACATTCGCTGCTTTCTGCGGAAAGGATGTTCGCTCTGTGAACCTCACTCAGAAGGTCTCCGAGGCCGTACAGCGCACTATGCTCTCCGATTACCCTGATATCGTCATCTCCACCCCGGCTCGTGTGATTGCCAACCTCGGAAACTCCTCTCTTTCGCTGGATAACCTCACACACTTGGTCATCGACGAAGCCGACTTGGTCCTTTCGTACGGATACGACGAAGATATTAATGCGCTTTCCAAGGCGATTCCCCGTGGCGTACAGACCTTCCTCATGAGTGCTACGCTCACCTCGGAAGTGGATACTCTGAAGGGACTGTTCTGTCGCAGCCCTGTTGTGCTGAAGTTGGAGgataaggaggagaagggcgcTGGTGTTAGCCAATTTGTTGTCAA ATGCGCAGAGGATGAGAAATTCCTCCTGACATACGTGATCTTCAAGCTCCAGCTCATCAAGGGCAAGGTCATCATATTTGTCGGAGACATCGACCGTTGCTACCGTCTTAAGCTTTTCCTGGAACAGTTCGGCGTCAAGAGCTGTGTTCTCAACTCCGAGTTGCCAGTGAACTCTCGAATTCACGTCGTCCAGGAATTCAACAAGGGTGTTTACGACATCATTATCGCTGCAGACGATCAGGAAGTTTTAGGATCCaagtcgaagaaggccaagaacgCCGAcgctgatgaagaggaggaagctgCTGGTGTCATGGGATCcagtgacgacgaagaggccgAAGAGGACAAGAGCAAGTCGAATCGCCCGGACAAGCGTCGCAAGCTCACCGCGAAAGAAAAGGACTATGGTATCTCTCGTGGTATCGACTTCCAGAATGTGGCCTGCGTTTTGAACTTCGACCTCCCCACAACCGCCAAATCCTACACACACCGCATTGGACGAACCGGCCGTGGCGGCAAGACCGGCATGGCGCTCTCGTTCGTCGTCCCAGCAGACCAGTACGGAAAGCACAAGcccacctccttccccaccGCCAAACACGACGAAGCCGTCCTGGCCAAGATCGTCAAACGTCAATCCAAACATGGCCACGAAGTCAAGCCCTACCACTTTGAGATGAGCCAAGTCGACGCCTTCCGCTACCGTATGACCGACGGTCTTCGCGCCATCACACGCCTTGCCGTTCAGGAAGCCCGTGCTCGCGAGATCCGTCAGGAGCTGGTCAAGAGCGAGAAACTCAAGCGCCACTTCGAAGACAACCCCGACGAGCTGCGCCAGCTCCGTCACGACGGCGAGTTGCGCTCCGCACGTATCCAACCCCACCTGAAACACATCCCCGAGTACCTGATGCCGTCCAAGGGTCGCAAGGGCATCTCCAGCGAGGATGTCGGCTTCGTTGGGTTCCGGAAAAACAGCGACAACCGCATCCGCAAGGCCAGAGATAAGAACCgcgccaagggcaagggccGCAAGCCCTCGGGTGTTAGAAAGGTTGATCCGTTGAAGACGTTTAATAGGGGCCGGAAATAG
- a CDS encoding uncharacterized protein (antiSMASH:Cluster_2.5) has protein sequence MLPRNIHPTGFPSGDKPDGPNSLERNFPSHPPPFPLNTTIESKFKTASGPPPSLAEDTLTGNANDCLRKVDSNSGFVSHRKEDGIKQTTANDAKYLSRKRHWGHHISPVGDIDMVEAYIAQKECHEQQKLIAIDRHNVHKLRAMMWEQREEETAVRDSIRAHLSAITCCTCQSTAQLIEKDYAALRSIALYHLDLEYQLSQSEDELEELEQELARSAARLSRLFHPVDNRGLQGVRTELGVARSSSDPRGFDTQSVPLTTSERKNDSQQQQPHLFTSQVQESISGAERVPVSQTSTRPVSPNDRFPQAWDRIEAQPCYDIADFESDLDELAQSDPGLARGTAHSLGIRSRSADDIRSANDQVKDPFKLTIHERSSPYDRNDFDSTGPPFQRRKFIDNWILHQVRTSSLESARLRSHPVWETLRTQGLTDEDISQLALGSWHSNDAGAVVSSGSTIKPSKKPEQASTVIWHGTRRSFNNRKRTNSIAFGTRPPLRRMSRYDSAWRGFSPEDEGSQPEDLAMKNE, from the coding sequence ATGCTCCCTAGGAATATCCATCCTACAGGCTTCCCCTCTGGAGATAAACCTGATGGTCCCAATAGTTTAGAACGCAATTTTCCCAGCCATCCACCTCCCTTTCCACTGAACACAACAATTGAATCCAAATTCAAAACTGCCTCGGGACCCCCTCCGAGTTTGGCAGAGGACACCTTGACAGGGAATGCCAATGACTGTTTACGGAAAGTGGACTCCAATTCAGGTTTCGTATCACACCGCAAGGAAGACGGGATAAAGCAAACTACAGCCAATGATGCAAAATACCTGTCTAGAAAACGTCATTGGGGACACCACATATCACCAGTTGGCGATATTGATATGGTGGAGGCTTATATAGCGCAGAAGGAATGCCATGAGCAGCAGAAGTTGATCGCTATAGACAGGCACAATGTGCACAAGTTGCGTGCCATGATGTGGGagcagagagaagaggaaacagCTGTGAGGGATTCTATCAGAGCACATCTCAGTGCTATTACATGCTGCACTTGCCAATCTACTGCACAGCTCATTGAAAAGGATTACGCAGCACTCCGGTCGATCGCGCTCTATCATTTGGATTTGGAATACCAGCTTAGTCAGTCTGAGGATGAATTGGAGGAGCTTGAGCAGGAACTCGCTCGCTCAGCCGCCCGACTGAGCCGCCTGTTCCACCCGGTAGATAATAGAGGACTTCAAGGTGTTAGGACCGAACTCGGGGTTGCGCGTTCGAGTTCTGATCCTCGAGGCTTTGATACCCAATCGGTCCCGCTGACCACATCTGAGAGGAAGAACGattcgcagcagcagcagccccatCTGTTCACATCGCAGGTGCAGGAATCCATATCTGGCGCAGAGAGAGTCCCAGTCTCTCAAACAAGCACGCGTCCAGTAAGTCCAAATGATAGGTTCCCGCAAGCTTGGGATCGGATAGAGGCACAGCCATGCTATGACATCGCCGACTTCGAGTCAGACCTTGATGAGTTAGCCCAAAGTGATCCAGGATTGGCAAGGGGCACAGCTCACTCCTTGGGCATTCGCAGTCGTTCTGCCGATGACATCCGTTCTGCAAATGACCAAGTCAAAGACCCGTTCAAGTTGACGATTCATGAAAGGTCCTCCCCGTATGATCGGAATGATTTCGATAGCACTGGGCCACCCTTTCAGCGGCGTAAGTTCATAGACAACTGGATCCTTCACCAGGTTCGCACCTCATCGCTGGAAAGTGCACGTCTGAGATCCCATCCCGTATGGGAAACTTTACGTACCCAGGGCTTGACCGATGAAGACATCAGTCAATTGGCTCTTGGAAGCTGGCACTCAAATGACGCAGGTGCGGTGGTGTCTAGTGGTTCGACAATCAAACCCTCTAAAAAGCCGGAACAAGCCAGCACTGTTATATGGCACGGGACCCGCAGGTCTTTTAACAATCGAAAGAGAACTAATTCCATAGCTTTTGGCACTCGGCCACCTCTCCGTCGCATGTCTCGCTATGATTCCGCCTGGCGGGGATTTAGCCCTGAAGATGAAGGCAGTCAGCCAGAAGACTTGGCTATGAAGAATGAGTAA